CAGGTATCCATTTTATTGCCATTTTACCCTTTCcaggaaaatatattaaagtTTCCATACTGCCAAATCAAATTAACCAatgatttcttcattttttgtgcCAAAACGCAGTGATGGACGAAAATGCAGATGCTGAAGACAGAATCCTCGGAGATTTCTCTAAACAAAGGCAAGAAATccatgtttattttgaaaaaatgtctgATTTGTCCTGCTATTCCTTCTGAcacagtgctcggacgtttggtcgccggtcttttggtcgccggtcaaatggtgacagagagtttactgttgaatgcagctctcaaaattatattcatgagagacagtttaatatctaagagaaagagagtttaatatctaagagagagaatgtAATATCTTaatactgtttaatctctaagagagagagtttaatatctaagtactgtttaatatctaagtactgtttaatatctaagtactgtttaatatctaagtactgtttaatatctaagagagagtttaatatctaagtactgtttaagatttaagtactgtttaatatccaagtactgtttaatttccaagtactgtttaatatctaagtactgtttaatatccaagtactgtttaatatccaagtactgtataatatctaagtacatttgaccggccaccaaacgaccggcgaccaaacgtctaatCCCATCTGACACAAACTCCTGTAATTTAGGTTCCAGTCCAATGATTCTCCAAGAAGTTCTCCACCAGAAGTTCTCCCACCTCCATCTCCCAGACTCATCAAACGTCCCTCCACTTCTCCGATGCCAAACCGATCCGGTTCCACCACCCCTCTCGGCTTCCGAAAGAAAGTCCAACTACCGACGGAATACCAAGACACGGTACCCTCAGAATTTGAAGAAAAGATCAAAATACCCAAATCCTCCAATGGCACTCAGGACTCCAGACCACAAACTCCACAAAACGAGTCCTCCAGAAAAGAGATGGCTCCTCGACCATCACCAAAGCTAACCAGGGCCAGTTCCAAAGTCTTTGAGAAGGTCCGCGACCTTGAAGAGAGAAGACGAAGTCTAGACCTTCCCGAAGGTTCCATCTCTGGGAGATCCTGGGCGGGGTTTAACCGAGCCGGATCTGTCGACTCGGACGACGGAGGCAGCCGATTGGGTATCTCCAGAGAAAGCTCTAGAGAAGATCTGCGAGAAGCCCTTAAAGAAGACGCCGCAGAACGTCGATCCATGTTCAAACAGAGGGCCGCTTCTCTCGAGGAAAAACCTCGCTATTCCCAAAAAGTCCAAGACATCGAGAACAAATTCACAGAGGAACTCCAACGAATCAAGAAGCTCGTCGGAAAACCACATTTAAAGAAATCCTTTTCAACAGAACAGTTAACTCTAAAAGCAAGACAACGACAACCTTTCAGGAAAATCGAACCTATCCCACCACAGGTCCTTCAAAGACTCAAAGAAAGAGAACAATCCCAATGGGGAAAAGAACAGAAAGGACTCAATCTAGGACAGCAATTTGTGGAAAAAACGCATTCTCAGACCCAAAACTATACCAGTACAGGCAAGGAATCGACACCACTATCGGATTTACCGGGAGTCCGATCATTTCGAGACTTTAGTCGAGTTAGTCCAGTCACAGAAATTCTTCAAAGGTCACCATCTCCAGCTTTATTCCACCAACAAATGGAAGACACCCTAAAAAACACCAGTTCAGAAATCACTATACAGCTTCCCAAGAGGTCCCCAAGTCCACTTGTTCAGACAGTTTTGAGGATCCAAGAACCTCAATCTAGTCCTGAACCTCTAACACCTTTACAACACCTCGAAACCTCGGGTATAAAGACACCCACAACTTTGAAACAAGCTGAAAACAACCCAGAAAGTCCACTCATACAAAAAATCTCTCAAGATGGCGACCATCCAACACCTCCCAACATAAACACTAATCCTCTTAATCAAGCTCCAATCATAAACATCCCTACAATTTTCATAGAAGGCGAAGCTCCACCCACAAAGACAGATGACCCCCAAAAGGCCAAAGGTCAAAAACAGAAGCCCAAAGTCAAACATCGCCGCCCACGACCAATGTCTCCAGAAATGGGTTTGATACCTCATTATAATTTTCCTATCTGCATTATAAAGTCGACATTTAAcctttatttttacatatttgcaGATTCTTCCGATGATTCTTACGTTTCCGCTGAGGAGGACCCAATGGAGGCGCCAGTTTTCGAGTTTCCACTTCAAGATACGTTGGCTAAATGTGGCTCAGATGTTATACTGAGATGTAACATATCTGGCAACCCTATTCCTGAAGGTAtcacacaacaacaactactactaacaTCCATATTATAGGACAGGGATTGGGAATTAGTCCACAAAGGGTCACAATGGGTGCCGGTTTTTGGCCCAAACCAATAATACGACCCCCTTTCCACCAATAActagttgattgcagtcagatgttgcttattttagcaaaaaaactaATTGTTGTGACATCATTTGGAACAAAaatggccctttgtggaataattgGACACTTCTATTGGAGTATATCCTGGTATAGAGACTAAATAATGTCTCCCTTGTATGGAATAAAACTGGGAAGCAATTTTAGGCAGTTGAATGGTTTGTGATGTAATTGTTTGGAAGTCACCTGGAAAAAGGACAACGTGCAGATCGTCAACCTTGGGAATTGCACCATCAAAGTGGAAGGGGAACGACATAGTCTCATCATTAAATCGGTTCAAGTGCCAGATGCTGGAAAGTACAGCGTTACAGCGGTCAACCAGGAGGGTCAGGTGACCAGTAATGCGACTCTCGACATTAAAACAGGTATGAAACATTGAAATATTGACTTTAGGCGTTAATAATTTCATCTataattgtctttattttataaaatcagACTTAGTGATGTTTTTTCTACTGTCTTTACCCTCCCGTTTTTCTCATTCCGATCATGTGCAATATATTTAAGCTCAACAACCACACTTATACAGTGGTTACCATAGCAACAGAATAAAAACCGAACCTATATATTGCTCACTTGGGCTCAATCTGTTATGTTTTTAGATGTGGTATTTTATAGTTGGGGTTCATGTCAAGGAGTTTTTCAAGTGATAAGAATATCTTAGCTATTAAATAAACActaatataaaacataaacattttTATGCAATTTGGTAGAAGCCAATCAGGAGCCAAAAGCTGTCTTAGGACTTCCTATGGACATCAGCAGCCCTATCACATCTGATGAAGAGTATTTGAGTCCCTTGGAGGAAGCCATGGATTTTAGTTCGCAAGCTCCAAGTAGGACACTCGATGCAAAATTTAAGAAACCGCCTGCATTTTTGGTGAGAACTGGTTggatatttgttatttttcagtTTGGTCATATCAGAATTTGCCTGTTATATTcagaattatcatttttttaatgtcaaatagGTGACACTGATTGATCAAGCCGTCCTGGAAGGACAAGAAGTTACCATGTCGGTACGAATTAATGGTCAACCAAAACCTTTGTTGTACTGGTAAGTGTTGTCAGACCCGTCAATCAAATACTTTCTATGGATTGTAactatttgatttatttctacAGGTTGAGAGACAGAGTCACCGTCAAAAGTGGTCCCCGCCATCTTGTTCGGGAGGcagaaaatggacattttgaaaTGAGCATCAAGTCAGCGCTGAGGTCAGATGCTGGGATTTATACCTGTAAGATCATCAATGAGTTTGGAATGAAACAATGTGAAGGAAAGCTGGAGGTCAAAggtaataaaatacaaacattgtttttttatttaggggTGCGAGCtgatttttatacttttaaattattattaaagtattgctctcaaggaataacattggaaaatatgacttcattgctctctctgtcaaaaagaaatgtaatattatataatttaatattgcaattgcgcactactttcatcttctctgcgcagcagaaATCTTATGccgcgtagtaaataaaatccaaactttttaatttgttttttatagtagctctgtccactcttatgtttttttttaaattttacagcatgttttacatgaaaaaatacagGGAACATTGGTTCCTGACCCCCCCTGCCCATAGATATGATATTAAATAGGCTGCTCTTTTTCTGGCATTTTCCTAATAAGATTTTGACagatgaaatacattttgtgtaCACCCACCCAGCACCACCCATCGAGCCAGCCTTGGCCATCATCCGCCCCGTCAAAGACATCACGGCCAACGCGGGGGAGACGGTACTATTCGAGTGTCACGTCCTTGGGCCGCAAGACACTGACGtagattggctggccaatggGAAACTCATCCAACCGGCTATGCTCAACTGCAAAATGCACTTTGATGGAAGAAAATGTCGCTTGCTGCTTAATTCAGTACATGAGGACGACAGTGGAGTTTACACATGTAAACTCAGCACAGCCAAAGGTTTGTTTATGGAcggaaatacagtaatccctcaaatatcgcggatattgtagaccagacatgtccgCGATAAATCCAAAAACTGCTAAGTAGTATCAGCCTTACATGTTTTTgcgcctatacaaaaatacatttgtctAATTGTACCAATTCTATTCTTTAAATGTATGAAATTATGTTATGCTTACTCACCCGAGTGAATTTGTACAATATTTTTGTGTTCTATAGAGGAAATGACATCTTGTGGGAAACTCCGAGTAATTCCCTCAATTGAGCCTCTCTTTACTCGCAAACTGGACGTTTTGGAAGTCATCGAGGGGCGTAATGCTCGTTTTGATTGCAAAATCAGCGGGACTCCGCCCCCAAAGATTACCTGGACTCACTTTGGTAAGGTTTCCAAAACTTTTAATTGTTCTCGCTGTTTGTCAGTGATGTGACGGTATTCTGTTTCCCAGCAGATCACCCGCTGACTGACACCGAGGATGTACGTATTCTTCAGGAGAATGGTCGCCATTCCCTCATCCTTTCCCACGTGACCAATGACGACGAGGGATTCTATACCGTGACGGCTGTGAACAATCATGGCGAAGCTGAATGTTCCGCCGAGCTTTACATCCAAGAACCACGGCCGGCTATCTCctcacaaatgtacaataacAATCCAAATATTGTGATATGAGCGTCTATGACCTCTGacctccattcttccctcagGGCTAAATTGGAGAAGATGCCGTCCATACCAGAAGAGCCCGAAGTCCCCGAGAATGAAGTTGAACGTTTCACAATGCCCGACTTCATCAAGCCTCTTTACGACCTGGATGTCATTGAGGGGAAGGAGGCGGTCCTTAAATGCAAAGTAGCCGGTTTGCCTTATCCTACCATCGTATGGTTCCACAACGGCAAGAAAATCGAAAGCGCCGAAGACCGAAAGATGACACAATGTAGGTCTTagaccagggatgggcaaaattTTCGGCCCgaaggggccacattgactttaaaaatttgacagatgggctgggtcagctaCAAGAttcgataacatataaaaaagtacatccgttaacagtacatatgaaacataaacagaaaaaaatgactaaagtattaacatattcatcactcatcattaaagttaaaagtaaagtaaaattttCTCAGTGAGGACTCTGTCTATCCTTTTCAGTCCGCGATGTCCACAGTCTGGTCATCCGTACAGTGCGTCATGCGCATGGTGGTGTCTACAAAAGTGTCATCTCCAACAAAATCGGGAAAGCCACTTGCTACGCTCATCTATATGTCACAGGTAAGTCtatgttcatgtttttattatccGCAGATAATATTATCACCCCTTTTGTCCCAGATATCCTCCCTGATCCTCCTGATGGAATTCCACTAATAGAATCAATCACTGGCAAAATGATGACCCTCAGCTGGAAGAAGCCAAGACGATTGGACCCATCTATtggtatacaaaaaaaataaagtacattaAACTCCTAAGAAGACCATCTTATATACATTTAAGTTCTGTTTTTGACATAGAGCCAAACTCCCTGATGTACGCCATCCAACAACAAGCCCTTGGCTCCATCCAATGGACCATCATAGCATCGGGCCTGAAGGAAACCAGCTACACCATCAGTACTTTATCCAAAGGTGTACGCTACTCTTTCCGAGTCTTGACCATCACTTCTAAATCCTTTAGCAAACCGTCACCAGCTACAGAACCAGTTCAGCTTCTGGATCGAGGTAACACCATCGTCTTTCCTAAATATCTAACCACAATTGCTTTGAGTGAGGACTCCATACTTTTCATTCAAGGGCCTTATCTTCAAGAAGCTCCCATGATTATTGATAAACCAGATATTGTATATGTGATGGAAAACCAGTCGGTCCCGATCACTATTACCATCAATCATGTTAATGCCGCCACCATCTGGAAAAGGTATGGTTGTCTGGGTCTTGGTTTTCCAAAGACCAGAGCTAAAAATGTATCAATTCGCTTGCTTTTGAGGTACTTTTGTGGTATATAAGTCGTATTATATCAATCAGGAAAGGCGCTGTTTTGGATAGCAAGCACGGAGTGTACGAGATGACCATGCCGGATGATGATCAGCACACTCTTAAGCTGATGAAAGTGAAGAATGCTGATGTCGGAGAGTTGACGTTTATGGCTTCGAACAAGTATGGTGGGGATAGCTGCACACTGGCTGTAGAAATGGCAGGTAAGCTCCACCAATACTTGGTTATGAGtccaaaaactggaaaaaaagtcatttgtacAATGCAGTGACATATTTTACTATACTAAACTGTATTTTTGTCCTTCTGTCGAAAGCCCCTCCTACATTTGAAACTATAATGGAGGATATTGATATTTGTTCTGGGGAGACCCCTCGCTTTGCCGTGGTCGTGGATGGCCAGCCCATTCCAGACATCCTCTGGTTCAAGGTTGGTTGCTGGTAGTCATAAGAGACTTACTGTATATTAAAACCAAATCTGAACTGATTGTTGTGCCTGTTTTCAGAGCGATACCTTGCTGTCCGAAGGCAGCCATTACACATTTGTTTATGACGATAACGAATGCTCCTTGGTGATCCTCAACGCTCGTCCTGAAGATTCTGGAGTGTATACCTGCACTGCCAGGAACCTGGCGGGATCTGTGTCCTGCAAGGCCGAACTCACGGTTCATGAAGGTGACTTTTTGCGCTAATGTGCTCCAAATTAAGTCCATCATTCAAATGATTAGTCTAATCTTTTTATATAGCCATATTTAAAGAAGAGCCAATGGAAGATGAGGAAACCATTTTGAGGAGAATGCGCCGACTGACTGACCATTATGAAGTCCACAAGGAAGTTAGAAGGTTGGAAATCATTCTCATAAAAGTCATTGATTATCAAATGTACTGTACTGACTCTACTCTCTATatcacaagtgtcaaagtggtggctcgggggccaaatctggcccaccagatcattttgtgtggcccgggaaagtaactttctgttttaggatcaaattaaaatgaaaaatatagatgtatattaaatgtcctgatttcccccttttaaatcaataattgtcattttttaatcattttttctgtttttagttcaaaaatcattttgtaaaatctaaaaatatatttaaaaaatgctaaaataaacattgttttagatttataaaacactgaatattcagggcttttaatccagttcttttaatccatttataaaataataaaatctaaatattatatctaaaatggtcctttgCTATCTCTACTCCCCAGAGGAGCATTCTCCTACGTGAAATTGCTGATCCAGAAGGTCGACAAAATGGAGTTTGCCGCCAAGTTCATCTCCACACGAGCCAAAAAGAAAGACTCCGCCGTCCGCGAGATGAGAATTCTCTCAAAACTGGATCACGAAAGAATTGTCTTCTTCCACGACGCCTTTGAAAAACGGAACGCGGTCATCCTGATCACAGAATTGTATCCTCAATACAATAAATTCTAACTTCTTAAAAAAGTCCACAAAATAGTGCTCCCTAAAAATCCcagtttgtcattttatcttagaAAATTAATACTTCCAAATACCTCTCAAAACCTGGATTAATTTCCTAATCCCACTTCCAAAGATGCCACGAGGAGATTCTTGACAGATTTACACGGAAATCCACTTTAATGGAGTCAGATGTAAGTATTGGACATCAATCTAATTTCTATGtcaattttatattaaaattctAATATCCTAATTGTACTCTAGGTACGTTTATGTATTAGACAATTGCTGGAAGGAGTAGATTATCTTCATCATGTTAACATCATGCACCTGGATATCAAGGTACATATTCCAGGGTAAATAAGGACTGGAttatttgaattggattgaCTTTTTTggtatgaaaatgtatttatttatgtttttttgtgtcctaGCCTGATAATATCCTTCTGGCAGATGCACAAAGCGATCAAATCCGGATTTGTGACTTTGGAAATGCAGTAGAAATTACCCCAGATGAGGCTCAGTACTGCAATTATGGGACGCCAGAATTTGTGGCGCCAGAAATTGTTAACCAGAGTTCAGTTTCAAAGGCAACAGATATCTGGTATTTGTTTTTTAGTATGAaaagtttttcagtttttgcagAAACGTTAGGCTTATGCGtgtcttcttgtttttttctaggCCGGTTGGAGTTATCGCATATCTTTGGTGAGTTATAGAGCGAATAATGTTTGATATTGTTGAATTTGATTGAGATTTTTGTCTTTAGTTTGACAGGAGTTTCTCCATTTGCTGGTGAAAATGATCGCCAGTCGGTTCTGAATATCCGAAACTACAATGTGGCTTTTGAGGAAAGCATGTTTGCTCATCTTTCTAGAGAAGCTAAAGGTTTTATTATTAAACTGCTTGTAGCAGATAGATTGTAAGTAATTGCTTTTTAAGTTTAATAAATCAGTCTTTTGAATTTTACCTGTATTTAAACTGAATTACTTTCTAATTTTAGGAGACCTGATACTCAAGAATGTCTAAGACATCCATGGTTCAAGGTACAGTACgcaaaattgtcttaaaaagtTTAGAAAAGTCTGAtttaccttgaaataagaaaatatttctttttttttaatacagaaccTTAACAAAGGAGCTGTTATCAATACAGATGCACTGAAGAAGTTTGTTTCTAGAAGAAAATGGCAGGTAATtaattaattgtcttttttttatatttagacaGTATCCTAGCTCACCAATAtttttgctgtctttttttgtagcGTTCAATCATCAGCTACAAATCCAAAATGGTCATGAGGTCCATTCCCGAGTTGCTGAATGATTCCTCCAGTCACATCTCCATCGCAGTTCCAAGACACCACAAAAACTCGTCCCCCTTGCCTTCGTCGTCCTCCGATTCCGATGAAGACATTGATGAACTTCCCTTCATTCCAATGCCACTCAACATGGAGTTCTCGGGCTCAAGAATGTCCCTCAATGACATCCCCACCAACGAGAAAGAATCTGGTAAAGAAAATGGAACATCAACAGTCCAAAAACCAAGCGAAAATCTCGAAATGAACAAAGAAAGATTAGAAACAACGTCTAAAAGACCTCAACAGGACTTAAACCAACCAAGTGATCATCAAGTCTCCTCAGATGAAGAATTTCTTTCCGAGCTGCCTCAAAAAACTCTGAAACGAAAAGTTCTACAAAGAGGGTCCAGCATGGAGTCGGACAAATCTGAAAACGTGAAACGAAAAGGTGAACTGAGACGTGGAAGTTCTGCCGATAGTGCTTTACTACTTCGGATTACTCCGGATGAAGAAATGGCAGAAAGTGAACAagatggaggggaaaaaatgcttaaaaaagcgGCTTCAATGGAACTTCCAAGACGAAGTACCAGTCCAGCAACGGCCAAAATGAGCCAAGAAGATTATGCACTTAAGTTAGAATTAATGAGACAACGTTTACTTCACGGTGGTTCTGTAGACAAAAACATGAGTGGACTTCGAGGTCCTTTATTAGAAACGTTAGGGATGGGGGATAAAAAAGAGGGTATACCAACAGATCGGTATTCCCGTACAACTCGTTTGGGACCGCCTTTGTTGACTAGGGCGGCATCTGGAGACTCA
Above is a window of Stigmatopora nigra isolate UIUO_SnigA chromosome 11, RoL_Snig_1.1, whole genome shotgun sequence DNA encoding:
- the spegb gene encoding striated muscle preferentially expressed protein kinase — encoded protein: MRKGAPRSPVVVPAAKRPKAAGGAQGHPSPTPAVFTRKMRNAAVGTGCDIRLKVAVGGDPQPSLYWYHNEELLDMENQEYGGLWIRDCKPSDAGLYTCIANNHLGEARSSAVLAVLDLGEESDSSEDEADQLENNDDSLDCEDHAEDTVMDENADAEDRILGDFSKQRFQSNDSPRSSPPEVLPPPSPRLIKRPSTSPMPNRSGSTTPLGFRKKVQLPTEYQDTVPSEFEEKIKIPKSSNGTQDSRPQTPQNESSRKEMAPRPSPKLTRASSKVFEKVRDLEERRRSLDLPEGSISGRSWAGFNRAGSVDSDDGGSRLGISRESSREDLREALKEDAAERRSMFKQRAASLEEKPRYSQKVQDIENKFTEELQRIKKLVGKPHLKKSFSTEQLTLKARQRQPFRKIEPIPPQVLQRLKEREQSQWGKEQKGLNLGQQFVEKTHSQTQNYTSTGKESTPLSDLPGVRSFRDFSRVSPVTEILQRSPSPALFHQQMEDTLKNTSSEITIQLPKRSPSPLVQTVLRIQEPQSSPEPLTPLQHLETSGIKTPTTLKQAENNPESPLIQKISQDGDHPTPPNINTNPLNQAPIINIPTIFIEGEAPPTKTDDPQKAKGQKQKPKVKHRRPRPMSPEMDSSDDSYVSAEEDPMEAPVFEFPLQDTLAKCGSDVILRCNISGNPIPEVTWKKDNVQIVNLGNCTIKVEGERHSLIIKSVQVPDAGKYSVTAVNQEGQVTSNATLDIKTEANQEPKAVLGLPMDISSPITSDEEYLSPLEEAMDFSSQAPSRTLDAKFKKPPAFLVTLIDQAVLEGQEVTMSVRINGQPKPLLYWLRDRVTVKSGPRHLVREAENGHFEMSIKSALRSDAGIYTCKIINEFGMKQCEGKLEVKAPPIEPALAIIRPVKDITANAGETVLFECHVLGPQDTDVDWLANGKLIQPAMLNCKMHFDGRKCRLLLNSVHEDDSGVYTCKLSTAKEEMTSCGKLRVIPSIEPLFTRKLDVLEVIEGRNARFDCKISGTPPPKITWTHFADHPLTDTEDVRILQENGRHSLILSHVTNDDEGFYTVTAVNNHGEAECSAELYIQEPRPAISSQMAKLEKMPSIPEEPEVPENEVERFTMPDFIKPLYDLDVIEGKEAVLKCKVAGLPYPTIVWFHNGKKIESAEDRKMTQFRDVHSLVIRTVRHAHGGVYKSVISNKIGKATCYAHLYVTDILPDPPDGIPLIESITGKMMTLSWKKPRRLDPSIEPNSLMYAIQQQALGSIQWTIIASGLKETSYTISTLSKGVRYSFRVLTITSKSFSKPSPATEPVQLLDRGPYLQEAPMIIDKPDIVYVMENQSVPITITINHVNAATIWKRKGAVLDSKHGVYEMTMPDDDQHTLKLMKVKNADVGELTFMASNKYGGDSCTLAVEMAAPPTFETIMEDIDICSGETPRFAVVVDGQPIPDILWFKSDTLLSEGSHYTFVYDDNECSLVILNARPEDSGVYTCTARNLAGSVSCKAELTVHEAIFKEEPMEDEETILRRMRRLTDHYEVHKEVRRGAFSYVKLLIQKVDKMEFAAKFISTRAKKKDSAVREMRILSKLDHERIVFFHDAFEKRNAVILITELCHEEILDRFTRKSTLMESDVRLCIRQLLEGVDYLHHVNIMHLDIKPDNILLADAQSDQIRICDFGNAVEITPDEAQYCNYGTPEFVAPEIVNQSSVSKATDIWPVGVIAYLCLTGVSPFAGENDRQSVLNIRNYNVAFEESMFAHLSREAKGFIIKLLVADRLRPDTQECLRHPWFKNLNKGAVINTDALKKFVSRRKWQRSIISYKSKMVMRSIPELLNDSSSHISIAVPRHHKNSSPLPSSSSDSDEDIDELPFIPMPLNMEFSGSRMSLNDIPTNEKESGKENGTSTVQKPSENLEMNKERLETTSKRPQQDLNQPSDHQVSSDEEFLSELPQKTLKRKVLQRGSSMESDKSENVKRKGELRRGSSADSALLLRITPDEEMAESEQDGGEKMLKKAASMELPRRSTSPATAKMSQEDYALKLELMRQRLLHGGSVDKNMSGLRGPLLETLGMGDKKEGIPTDRYSRTTRLGPPLLTRAASGDSLRDDVSKTKVLSKSASFSQGDSEPIASHRRSGAPLEIPLAQVEERRLKEAISMSAITEQIKVESQPGTPPDSSPKRPTQELVPQESLHIESKKLREKDTKPDEIISEEVVVTDNNFDEKDLNIPQLSSNEPEVTDQIIPSPSVIVQNSELERNVEVEEEVKMKIEAQILTKERTETVSEEKTPEEKLQEKQTSFSTPESITSSIEPVQEYSTQYTREIPSYSAPSPPTQVLPDGRTSAYASIMQTIMVPSIQPLNDVPLGPSSPVDSVSDLTSSTLSPPRQNITSTTEHPAVYSRVASPETIAKEPSPTNTTRNSTPQFVGVNLEDISSEEVFEARFKKRDSSLTRTLKFLSLSKNEDKSPAQSADLDSGEVIYRPGPMGAPLELAQRKLEKSKSVQDLREAQKDQGFMRRLSLRLKRSPSTERKEESAKEESVPSRRRLSWTLGRRGSQDKKEVEMTRMDVTNDDDVLKEESKTKKPSESPVLAMRKKIESTVAGISTRIRSYSEERKASAEKEPKKTPIISILRRATSENRGNNQANVLQNQLASQATNGASSESLDSMTSLKSDTSRGVDGEQRSRWDRWGLTRGRRSKTVSQPDIPTAISRETNFQPSRQYSRLVSDFPPVFHIKLRDHVLLEGDPVTLSCLPAGSPQPHISWMKDKKPLKIDARMNMIACPDGRQLLMIMQTTKKDAGVYECVAASPLASVSSSCTISLARLPNRPGTPEVPQKYNNTALVLWRPSDTTAPCTYSLERKTEGETNWLIVATGVADCYYNVVDLPAGGSFRFRVACVNKAGQGPYSSLSEIVHLVASEPRESVTPIVVKTVPSPSPPVLKMSSMKIPPMKPAPNKTPIQTPTPPAPPPTRPTPSPKSPTPKPIQPSTQMEKNPIPTLTVAPPPETTPSQPKAKSTLNINVGKTQPKPTTPPAVPPKPQIPLKIIINNKSPSPVAPIIGKPISSVPMYGPTTTTRISPSSQSTLAPTISTPTVPAVNISPAMVVVQSLTPVLQTGLSGRVTPSGRVTPSGRATPSGRRTPLGKGGEGYLRQGVPQKPYTFMDEKARGRFGVIRECRENATGNLFMAKIVPYEADNKQAVLQEYDILKSLHHERIMALHEAYVTPRYLVLISEYCSGKEMLRSLVDRIRYSEDDVVSYITQILQGLDYLHARRILHLDIKPENIIVTNMNVIKIIDFGSAQNFNPLFLKQFVPPIGTLEYMSPEMLKGDVVGPPADIWSVGVITFIMLSGRSPFLENQPQQTEMKIQAAKFDLSKLYQNVSQSASLFLKKILCSYPWGRPSVKDCFNNSWLQDAYLTRLRRQTLTFTTTRLKEYLSEQQNTREETATQHKVLLRSYQSTPTTPTSPIPSTLPTSPVPQ